From Polyodon spathula isolate WHYD16114869_AA unplaced genomic scaffold, ASM1765450v1 scaffolds_1562, whole genome shotgun sequence:
acatttgtgttgtttttttattttctttgcccTTGGCAGTGTTGTAGCGTTTGCTGGCGTGATTTTAAGGCGTCTTGAATACTGTTGAATCTGCAACTGCTGGTTAAAAGCTGTacccaaaagctttgcatcacctagaattttaggattgagacataaactATGAacttaattataatgttatttaacattgtgtaatcagagaaactacaaagtgatcaatcgcaaaaagtctaccagaaggaaGCCGTAAtatcagtacagtatttcatgttagatttccaaatgccACATTTGTCAGTTAAATATACAGGAAAACTAGAAAgcggtgtggaattcaatatgagaacaagggaacattattcagcagcattcactggactctatgaagctgagggagttcattctatatagagggggtgcaattcaatatgagaacaagggaacattattcagcagctttcactggactctatgaagctgagggagttcattctatatagagggggtgcaattcaatatgagaacaagggaacattattcagcagctttcactggactctatgaagctgagggagttcattctatatagagggggtgcaattcaatatgttaacaagggaacattattcagcagctttcactggcctctatgaagctgagggagttcattctatagggggatggATGGTGCAAGCACCTTGTGGCTGTGTTTGCCAGAGTTTCACCCAGGACCCAAACTCTTACCAGCTTCAGTATCGTGATCAGTAAGCAGGTTTCTTTTAGATTATTGGCAGCTTTTTGCTGGGAGctgagaggttgttaataagtggCATCTACAGTATGTGGGGTACTTAGAGAGAagaggtttgtgtttttttactgaAGCAAAGTGATCGAAGCAGAAGAATATGCGAGTGAGGATGGCTGTGATATTTCGTTGCCATTTCAAGACGCTTGTTAAAAGCTACACATCCAGTGAGTCCACTGTGCTTTtcataaagggggggggggggtgaaggggGTACATCGTCCATTGAATGCCACTTGGCAGATCACCCCACTCTCTTTTGACggactgaaatataaaaaaaaaaaaaaaaaaattattacaaaatgctTGTAATCTGTTTCAAACCAGTAAGAACACAGAGActttttctagtttaaatgtccTGCTACatggtttttaaatgtatttaggagAGGCCAGTTATTTTACCCTTGTTTTTCACCCAAATTTAGAATGTCACCCCTGGACtctgactcccccctgcacaccacgtggccgtgcctttaccaggggagaccctcgggggcccctgcgctcccctgactgtgactcccccctgcacaccacgtggccgtgcctttaccaggggagaccctcgggggcccctgcgctcccctgactgtgactcccccctgcacaccacgtggccgtgcctttaccaggggagaccctcggggacccctgcgctcccctgactgtgtgactcccccctgcacaccacgcggccgtgcctttaccaggggagaccctcgggtgGGGGATTACAAAGGGCATTGATGAATTGTAACGCCACGTTGGCACACTCACGGAGGTCGCTGTTCCTGGTGATGGCGATGGCAGCTCTAGCGCGCGGCCCTTGCTGAGTGAAATGATACCCAATCTTAATGATGGACGTGTTTTTTTCCAGCATGTCAGCGATCTCCATTTCCACAGAGTCCCCGAGCATCTGCCGCTGTGAGAAAAAGGGAGGGGGAGATAATATCAGTCCTGGAGCAGTCAAAAAAGAACTCCAGCTCCCATGATGCTTTGCCCCTCATGCTGCACTGGGATGCAAGGCAACAGCAGAGAAGCATTGTGGGTGCTGTAGTTTTATAATACATCCGGGGGTGGCGGGGCACACATTGGAGTCGCTTGGTCAAATCAAGCGTGAAACGAGTCTGCCGTTCTCTTAATGGTGAACACagaatgtattttccattttccTGCATGCATTTCGGATTGCATTTCACTATGATCTGATAAAAGCCTTGATTTGTATGCAGCCGTTTTTCTCAGGTGCTGTGTGGTTTTATGAAAAGGTTTCTTGACTGGCTTAACAATATTGTTCTGAAGATTTACTGCCTACGCGTTTTAATGTAGACAAgctatagaaaaaataaataaaaacagagttCATCTAAATGTACAGCGTGTTTATAGATGAATTACAAGCACAAGAGTTTCTTCCAgaggttactaaataaagtaccccacTAGGGTCAAAATTTTGCTTCCAAACACCACCCTCgcccttcccctggatgaaagaggaggccggGCAGAGTTTGGCTGCACTGTCTCTAGcggggtccgaatgcataaagcaacacagacacacgcactttcttctttataaatatatataaaaaccacaTGTCCCATAATGCTCCAGTGCAGCAGTGTAACAGTGAAACCCTCCCCTCCTCACCGACCGAGTCAATAGGTTCCGGCTGTACCTGGTTGTCGATCTTGATTTCTGTCAGGGTGGTGTTCTCCTTCAGTGCGCTGACGATGGCTGCTATTCCCTCCCCAGTTATGAAGTTGGACTCGATATTAAGACTCTGGAGGTATTTGTTTTCTCTCAACATCTCTGCTGCAGCCTGGAATAAAAGCACAGTCCACGTTCCAAGAGAGCccatacaatatgaactaggatgccgtgtataataataacactgctagaatccaatatgaactaggaggccgtgtataataataaccctgctagaatccaatatgaactaggatgccgtgtataataataaccctgctagaatccaatatgaactaggatgccgtgtataataataaccctgctagaatccaatatgaactaggatgccgtgtataataataacactgctagaatacaatatgaactaggatgccgtgtataataataacactgctagaatacaatatgaactaggatgccgtgtataataataacactgctagaatacaatatgaactaggatgccgtgtataataataaccctgctagaatacaatatgaactaggatgccgtgtataataataacactgctagaatacaatatgaactaggatgccgtgtataataataacactgctagaatccaatatgaactaggatgccgtgtataataataacactgctagaaacactacaatatgaactaggatgccgtgtataataataacactgctagaatccaatatgaactaggatgccgtgtataataataacactgctagaatacaatatgaactaggatgccgtgtataataataacactgctagaatacaatatgaactaggatgccgtgtataataataacactgctagaatacaatatgaactaggatgccgtgtataataacactgctagaatacaatatgaactaggatgctgtcaGTTAGGATCACAGCAACAGGGATCAGTTGAATTCTCAAAGGGGAGAAGAAGTTTGTTTACTCACGTGTGCTACAGGGTCGTTGCTGCGAGTGGCAGCGATACTCAGGGACTTCACAGATGTGTTATTCTTCATGGCCTCAAAGATGTCCTTTAGCGTGGGGATGGGAATGTCCTGGGGAGCAGACAGAGACACACTAGCAGTAAGCACTAGCGCCATCTACTGCACAGCCCACTTATTACCGGCAAAACAAAACTTGaaccaaactttatttttttattttgaaggattctgccccccccccctcccccatcggTGAGACGAGATTAAAAACTCTCTAACCGAGGGTTCCCGAGCGGCGcttccagtaaaggcgctccgcgcgGAGCACAGGATgagccctacagcctggagatcgcagggcTGGGGTCGGCAGGGGCAGCGGTTCACCAGCGCCCTCTGaggcctgcgggtctgcagtggagccattcagatctgtgttgtcctccggcactatggtGGCCTCGCTGTcctccgcagtgtgaaaaatgacaggaTTCGCCGGGCACTCCGTCCAAGGTCGTTAGGCAAGCGTGTTTCAGAGCAGTCTCTGCAGGTTATTGTGAGCCATgtgatctgtgttgtcctccggcactatggtggcctcgctgtggagcCGCAGTGTGGAAAATGAGCATGTTTCAGAGGAGGCAGgttccagcctccgtttcccagagacgctgggtgtgtgtgtgtgtgtgtgtgtgtacggtgGTATTTTGCTCACCTTGATGTTGTTCAGGTTGACGTCTGTCAGGCTGCTGTCGTCGTCTTGGATTTGCTTCAAGCTCTCTTCCACGTTGGTGGGGTTCGGGGGTTCATCGGGGTACAACTTGTACGCGTCAGGTTTAACAacgcctgtttaaaaaaaaaaaaaaaagaaaaaaccccgATCTATTTCAATACACGGGATTACACGGGTAAAAGTATTTACtcccagagatggaaataaggctcctaccatacctttacaatgcttccctgtgctttacaatgcctgtctgtgctttacaatgcttccctatgctttaccagacctctctgtgctttacaatgcttccctgtgctttaccagacctctctgtgctttacaatgcttccctgtgctttaccagacctctctgctttacaatgcttccctgtgctttactgtacctctctgtgctttacaatgcttccctgtgctttaccagacctctctgtgctttacaatgcttccctgtgctttaccagacctctctgtgctttacaatgcttccctatgctttaccagacctctctgtgctttacaatgcttccctgtgctttaccagacctctctgtgctttacaatgcttccctgtgctttaccagacctctctgtgctttacaatgcttccctgtgctttaccagacctctctgtgctttaccccgcctcactgtgctgtattacacagTTTGCTGTGCAGTTCCTCGCTCTACTCACTGTTGATCCCCTCTGTGTTGACGATGTTTCCGCTGGTGATCGCATCGTAGTACTGCTTGTTACTCATTAGGGTGTACATCCCCAAAATAGCTGGAAAAACAACGAAGGAAGAGACACAGTCTGAAGCGCACAACGCTTTATACCAGCGGCTTTCCCCAGCCCCGGTACCCGGGGGACCCCCCTTGCTGtggttgctggttttcattcaaactgagCCCTCGATCACTGAACTAGACCCTGAACTGAACCGACCGTTCGCTGAATTAGAccgtttttaattgtttatcagctcttaaacagttgcagaattCAAGTC
This genomic window contains:
- the tmod4 gene encoding tropomodulin-4, which produces MQKNKEKYRDIDEDAILKGMSPEELEQLECELQEMDPENAMLPAGMRQRDQTKKNPTGPFNRDALLGHLEKQALELADREDPVPFTKEKKGKAFVPKQAKREIPQEEQITLEPELEEALKNASDAEMCDIAAILGMYTLMSNKQYYDAITSGNIVNTEGINSVVKPDAYKLYPDEPPNPTNVEESLKQIQDDDSSLTDVNLNNIKDIPIPTLKDIFEAMKNNTSVKSLSIAATRSNDPVAHAAAEMLRENKYLQSLNIESNFITGEGIAAIVSALKENTTLTEIKIDNQRQMLGDSVEMEIADMLEKNTSIIKIGYHFTQQGPRARAAIAITRNSDLLRQKRVG